AGTTCAAATCTTGATTTGGCTGTTATACTAGCTGTattaccttgggcaagttactctcCTCTCTGattctgcttcttttcttttctttttttattttttttttagatacagtctcgctccgtggcccaggctggactgcagtcgtgcgatctcagctcactgcagcctctgcctcccaggttcaagcgattctcctgcctcagcctcccgagtagctgggattacagggacgtgccaccatgcctggctaatttttgtatttttagtagagatggggttttaccatgttggccaggctggtcaagaactcctgatctcaggttatctgcctgcctcagcctcccaaagtgctgggattacaggcatgagccactgcacctggcctgaccctcagtttctacatctgtaaaatggggaccaAAACACACATTTGCAAGGCCACTGtatggtttaaaaataatatgtgcaggctaggggcagtggctcatgcctgtaatcatagcactttggcagactgaggcaggaagattgcttgaggctaggaggtcGAGACTAGccctagtgacagagcgagaccctgtcgctacttaaaaaaataataataataataatatgtggaAAACACCCAAGTGGGAGTATGAATGCTCTAAATGAAAGTAATTAGTAGCACATCAGTGGTAGTTGCACAAGTCCAGTGAGGACCACGGCATTATGATTATCCTCGTTTTATGATAaattgaggctctgagaggtccAGAACCTTCCCAAAGGTTACACAGTGGGGGAGTGGGGACTCAAACCCATGTCCTCTAGCTCTAGATCTGCACTGTCCACTAGAATAATCTGTGAGGATACAAGTGTTCCATATCTGTGTTGCCCGTCAcagcagccactagccacatggcTACTGGGTCCTGAAAATGTGGGTGGTAAAACATACACCCAATTTTGAATACTTAATAcaaaaaagtatacaaaatatctaATGATGTtaattatatgttgaaataacTTTTAGAAATTTGTGTTAAAATATATAGTGAAGATTaatctcaccttttttttttctttggtgagacagggtctcactgtcgcccaggctggagtgcagtggtgtgatctttgctcactgtagcctcgacctcacaggctcaagtgatcctcccacctcagctggaaccacaggtgatggaacccggctaattttttgtattttttgtagaaactgggtttcaccatgttgcccaggctggtctcaagctcctgagctcaagtgatccacctgcctcagcctcccaaagttctgagattacaggagtgaaccacagtgcccagccttcttttttgtAATGCGGCTACTAGAaacattttaattacatatatggCTCACGTGTTTCTATTGGACAGTGGGAATCTAGAACTTCTCCAGTAGAACAGCATCTGAGATGAGGAacttagtgttttttaaaaagtatttacaacCCACTGCCCACCAGCAAGGAGCCCTCTGTGACATAAGAACAGTTGAAGAATGAACATACCCACCGGAAAGAGACCTCAGGGCCCTCCTCTGAGCTCCATGACCCCTGAGGCCTAGAGAGTAGTGTGGCTGGCCCCAGTCTCACAGAAGTCAGCTGCACAGCTGGAACTAAGCCCTAGATTCCTCAGCCTGATTCGGCCACTTGTGCCACCATACAAAGGTACCCACTGGGATTTTAAAATCAGTGTTTTTACTTCAGCAAACGGAACCCTGGGATAACACCAGTTGGAGTCTGAGGCCTATGATCTTGAGAAGGCAGTATCCTTTGGGAGGGTCTGCATGGGGCCAAATCTTGAGCCACAGCCAGACACCTCAGGGCTGCATTAATTGGAGGGACGGCTCTTGTTATAGATGAGGAAGTCTGAGATGTCGTGCCATACATTGCTGTCCTCATAGAGGTAGGTCATGGAGGACTGCAGCGAGGGCTGCAGGGTGGATCGGTGATACTCAAAGAGCCACAGCACCAGCCCCCACACCACCGCGGTGAGCAGCGGGAACGGGTCCCACCTGGGTTCAGGGATGTAGCCCTTCTCTACAGCCAGGCGGCTCAGGGCAAACAGGACGCGTGACAACAGGTACATGTTGATCTGCAAAGAGGGAATGATGGGAATTACTGGTGATCAATAGTGATATCcctcttttgtttttgatattaataatttgtttcatttctctttttttcttagagagcCTGGCTaggggtttatttattttaattatctctTCAAAGAATTAACTTTTGGTTTAGGtccttttctctattgatttcctgtttgcaatttcattgatttctgtactaatttttttttttttttttttctgagacagaatctggctctgtcggccaggctagaGTGGGCTTActggatctcggttcactgcaacctccacctcctaggttcaagtgactctcctgcctcagcctccggagtagctgggattacaggtggcgcccaccacgcccagctagtttttatatttttagtagagatagggtttcaatgtgttggccaggatggtcctgaactcctgacctcagatgatctgcccaccttggcctcccaaagtgctgggattacaggtgggagccacagcGCTGGCCTGATTTCTGCacttatttttattgcttcttttctTCAGCTTACTTTGgatgtagttttaaaaaaaaaaactttagagatagggtcttggtctgttgccctggctgtctcaaactcctggcctcaagcaatcctcttcagcctaccaaagtgctgggattatatgtgacAGCCAATAAAAATTATGGctaaaaaatggtaaaattttttttttctttttttttgagacagagtcttgctctgtcaccctggctggagtgcagtggcacgatcttggctcactgcaacctctgcctccttggttcaagcgattctcctgcctcagcctcccaagcagctgagactacaggtgtgcgccaccatgcctaatttttttgcatttttaatggagatgggattaccggcatgagccaccatgcctggcctaaaaattatttttacaatttaaaaatatttaagaaatttgaGGGAGGCAAGTAGAGAGAGGCTGCCAACTTTTCAGGTTgccaaagaacattaaaaaacaactagcattctgccaggtgtggtggctcacaccgcactttgggagaccaagagggggtgcatcatctgaggtcaggagtttcagacccagcctgaccaatatggtgaaaccccatctctactaaaaatacaaaaattagctggtatggtggcaggcgtttgtagtcccagctactcgggaggctgagataggagaaatgcttgaacctgggaagtggaggttgttgcaatgagcctagatcatgccactgcactccagcctgggcaacagagtaagactgtctcaacaaaaacaaaacagaacaaaaacccaACGACTAGCTTTTAGTCTCTTATTCATCATCATTTCATAACAAAAGCGAAGTTTAACCCAGAAAAAGGACAAGTCACAGAATGAGAGACAGTTTTTAGAGTGTATTAAGTTTTCTTTTATGAAAACCTTACTTCAGggtcatttttttccctcatttcactacagagtgatttttaaaaacaatctttgCCCCAGAGAGCAGCACATGCATTGATTTTTGGGAACCATGAaattacagatggaaaaactgagagGAAAGTGaccttcccaaggtcacagagggaCTGGTGAGTCACAGAACTCAGACATGCAAAAGAGCCAAGAGCTTATCATCTTAATCACCTCCACCCCAACCTCTATACAGAACCAGGGCCCCCTCCCCTAGCTCCACCTCTCTACAGAACCAcgcccctccacccacccctacCTCTAGAATAAACCacgcccctccccacccccacctctacaCTGAACTACgccttctcccacccccacctctacaCTGAACCACGCCCCTTCACCCACCCATACTTCTACACGGAACCAGgccccttcccccactcccaccTCTACACGGAACCAGgccccttcccccactcccacctccacaCTGAACCACGCCCTTTCTCCCACTCCTACCTCTATACAGAACCACGCCCTTCTCCCACTCAAAACTCTACACTGAACCacaccccttcccccactccTACCTCTACACTGAACCACGCCCTTGTCCCCactcataactctacactgaaCCACACCCCTTCCCCGACTCCCACCTCTATCCAGAACCACGCCCTTTCCCCACTCCTACCTCTATACAGAACCACGCCCATTCCCCCCACCTCTACCTCCACGCTGAACCACGCCCCTTCCCCTACCTCTACCTCTACACAGAACCACGCCCCTTCCCCCACTCCCGCCTCTACAATGAACCACGCCCTTTCCCCCACTCCTACCTCCGTACAGAACCACACCTCTTCCCCCACTCCTACCTCTACACTGAATCACGCCCCTTCCCCCACTCCTACCTCTATAATGAAACAAGCCCtcttccccaacccccacctctACACTGAACCACGCCCCCTTCCGTCACCCCCACCTCTGTACTGAACCACGCCCCCTTCTGTCACCCCCACCTCTGTGCTGAACCACGCCCCTCTCACTACCCCCATCTCGGGAGGATCTTTACCTGGCTGTTGATGTTATTGTTTTCTCCAAACACCAGGATACCCCCAAGGAAGGCCGCCAGGAATGCGTGTGCTGGGTAGGTCTTGCCTTGTATGTAGGACTGCAGGGCACGGAGACCCTTGTAGGTGAACACAAACCGTGCCAGGTTCCAGGAGTGGATATATGTGGCCTGCAGTATGGCCCACAGCTTCTCCTGGAGGCTGCACAAACACAGGTGCCCCTGCCATGAGTGCAGGCTCAGCAGCCCCAAAGGCCTTTACGCACTGGGCATGCCTAACAACCAGCCAAGAAGCTCGGAGTAATGCTCATTCAGTCACCGGCCTCTACCCTTCATGTTTTCTCCCTTGATTCAGGCCTTGACTCAGTGCCACCTCCCCAAGGAGACCCTCCCTGATCACCCTACAGAACAGAATACCCATCACATCCTGTCCTGAccctaattttcttttccttcctagcTATGGTCACCAACTGACATTTATGTGCTTGTTTATTATCTTCCCTCACCCCAGTAGCAGCTATAGGAGGGTGGTGTCTGGATCTGGCTTGTTCATCTGcagggcttggcacatagtaggtgcttaataaatgtttttttgagTAAACATGTGAAGGAGTGAGTGTCTGCCATGTGCTGGATGTGGGGGTACGATTCTGAGAAGAAACAGATCTGCTCGCCGCCCAAGAAACAGATCTGCTCGCCACCCTCAGGGGCTTATGATCTACTGGGAgaggaaaatgttaaataaataatcacaaaaaGAACTTTGACCTTGACAAGAGATGGCTGTGGGATCTTCCTGATGAGGAGGTCAAGAGGGGAGGGGAGCCGCATCCCAGGCAGAGGGCTCAGCACGTGCCACGCCCGAAGGAGGGTCAGGGAGTATGAGGAAAGGAGCAGAGAGAAGCCACCGTGGCCATGGGCAGAGAACCAGAGAGTTTGTGGGGAGGGTGCAGGGCAAAGACAGTGGGGCCATGCTGAGTTTGGTCTTTATCCTGAgaagtgaacatttaaatagagGAGGCTATTCTTTTTATCTCTTAAAAatcactagaggccaggtgcagtggctcacacctataaccccaacactttgggaggctgagctgagatggcgccactgcattccagcctggacgacagagactctaccttaaaaaaagaaaaaattactaggaggccagacacagtggctcacacctgtcatcccagcacttcgagaggtcaacacgggcagatcccttgagcccaggagttccagaccagcctgggcaacataacgagacctcgtctctataaaaaatagaaaaaattagccaggtgtggtggcacacgcgtgtagttcctgctacttgggaggctgaaggaggaggtttgcttgagtctgcagtgaactgtgattgtgccacagcactccagtctgggtgacagagaccctgtctctaaaaattaaaaaaaaaaatcactagggGAAAGGAAGGACAACACAGAGAAGGAGCAGAGTCTACTCCTCCCAATTCAGGAATGGCAAACTCAGGTGCTCTTAAGGCTAGACGAAGACCCTAAATGAGTGAGAGGGTCCACGGGGAAATCTTCCAGGTGACTGGGGACAGCCGGGAGCAGCTGGCTCTCACCCCACGCAAACACAGGCCCCAGTGTTGCCAGTTCTAAGGCAGGAAAGCTGGATTTCCACGTGGAATCTAccagtttttaaatgttggcacTAACCCTGCCTTCAAAATGTGTCTAGAGACTGACCACTCTTCTCACCTGCACCAGCACCACTGAGGTCCAAGCCCGACATTCGCTCACTTGCAtcactgccacagcctcctggagGGAACCTGCTTCTGCCCTTGGGTGGCCCTGCTCCCCCCACACCAATCTGTTCTTAACCTGgcagcaattttttttcctctgagatggagtctagctctgttgcccaggctggagtccagtggcatgatctgggctcactgcaacctcttcctcctgggtttgagcgattctcctgcctcagcctcccgagtagctgggactacaggtgtgcaacatcACATCCGACTAATCTTTGtttgttcaattatttatttatttattttgagacggaatctcactctgtgtggcccaggctggagcgcagtagcgcaatctcggctcactgcaatctccgcctctcaggttcaagcaattctcctgcctcggcctcccgagtagctgggaccacaggtgtgtgccgccacacccagctaatttttgtatttttagtagagacggggtttcaccatgttggccaggatggtcttgatctcctgacctcgtgatctgcctgcctcggcttcccaaagtgctgagattacaggcatgagccactgtgcccaacctaatctttgtattttttagtagagacagggttttgccatgttggccagactggtctcgaactcctgacctcaagtgtaccacctcggcctcccaaaatgttgggattataggcgtaagccactgcgtctggcctagcAGCAAATTCTTAACTCTCACGCTGTTAACACATAAGTCAAATAATGGTGCAGCCCTGCTCAAAATCTTACAACAATTTCCCATTGCACTTAAAGGAAAAGCCAAATTCCTCTCTATGACCCAAAGCTGGAAAGGACCAACCCAGGTCAAGCTGTGACCCGCCTCTCTGTCCTCTCTCCCCTTCAGCCCCTCTGCTCCAGCGTCCTCACACTTATCAAGCAGGATCCTATCTCAAGTTCCTTGCACTGGCTATGCCCGTGGCCTGGAACACTCACTCTTTCCCCTCATATCCACCTGGACAACTCTGTCTCCTTCAAGTCTTTACTCCAATATCACTTTCTCATAGAGGCCTTCCCTATTTAATTCTGCGACCTGTCCCCTCAGCACTTCTGATGccctttccctttttccctgCTCTAATTTCGCTTTTCCATAACCATAGCACCTTCTAACATACCACAGACTCTCCTTACTA
This window of the Gorilla gorilla gorilla isolate KB3781 chromosome 21, NHGRI_mGorGor1-v2.1_pri, whole genome shotgun sequence genome carries:
- the PXMP4 gene encoding peroxisomal membrane protein 4 isoform X1; the encoded protein is MRNFPSLLSKSASPSHRTGPPALTQNPPFPQHVSPPGLQHGPHFHYGAKIRAPHALVMTFLFRNGSLQEKLWAILQATYIHSWNLARFVFTYKGLRALQSYIQGKTYPAHAFLAAFLGGILVFGENNNINSQINMYLLSRVLFALSRLAVEKGYIPEPRWDPFPLLTAVVWGLVLWLFEYHRSTLQPSLQSSMTYLYEDSNVWHDISDFLIYNKSRPSN
- the PXMP4 gene encoding peroxisomal membrane protein 4 isoform X2 — translated: MAAPPQLRALLVVVNALLRKRRYHAALAVLKGFRNGAVYGAKIRAPHALVMTFLFRNGSLQEKLWAILQATYIHSWNLARFVFTYKGLRALQSYIQGKTYPAHAFLAAFLGGILVFGENNNINSQINMYLLSRVLFALSRLAVEKGYIPEPRWDPFPLLTAVVWGLVLWLFEYHRSTLQPSLQSSMTYLYEDSNVWHDISDFLIYNKSRPSN